The genomic stretch GGAGCGAGCCGCCGGTGGTCGCGAGGACCGCCAGCCCCGTCCACCGGAGGGAGCGATCGAGGTGGAGCCGGTGCGGCCGGGTGCTCGAGTGCCAGGTGCGCTGGAGGTAGCCGGCGTCGCCGGTGACGAAGGCGCTGTACCGCGAGCGCATGAGCTGCTCGGCCGTCGCGGCGGTGGCGGTGCCGTCGTGCAGCCGCCCGCAGCAGTCGGCGTAGGGGAGCGCTGAACCGCACGGGCAGCGTCGCTGGGTCACGTGCCCAGTCTGAGCGGGTGCGCCGAGGCGTCGTTCCCTGGTCCGGAATGACGCGTCAGCGCCCACCGTCGAGGCCGAAGAGCCGACGCCGCTCCGTGTGGACGGCCAGGATCTCGCGCCGGCACTCCTCGGCCGCCGCCGTCAGTCGGCGGAACCCGAAGCGGAGCGTCTGCCAGCCGATCGCGGCCACCAGCGCGTCGCGGCCGATGTCGCGCTCCCGCTGCTGCTTCGAGCCGTGGTACGCCGCCCCGTCCGTCTCGACAGCGAGTTTCACCTCTTCGCACGCGGCGTCGAGGATGAAGCGCCGACCGCGTACCACGACCGGGTGCTGGAGGGTGAACCTCGGCATCCCGGGACCGCGGAGCACGTTGAGGCAGCCCCAGATCTCCAGCTCGCTCCGGCAGCCGTCGGCGAGCAGGGCGACCAGCTCCAGCAGCGCCCGGCGGCCGGGCAGGCAGGGGCGCCGCTGCACCTCGTCGACGAGCTGGTGCGGGCGGCAGAGCCGGTTGCGCACCGCCTCGATCGCGGCGCCGCGGAGTTCGGCGCGGGGGACGCCTCCGGGACTGCCCCACGCGTCGACGACCGCTCGTTCCACGCAGGACACGGGCAGCCCGTCGACGCGCCGGACCGACTCCCGCAGCTCGCGGGTGCGGTGCAGGACGACGCCTGCCGGTCCGCGGCCGCTGCGGCTGTGGTCGACCGTGACGTGGACGGGGCCGCCGGGCGGAAGGAGCTTCCACAGCGCCAGCGCGGACCGGTGGCTCGCGACACCGCCGGTGGAGCGGACCGCCGCCTCGAGCCGGAGCCGCCAGTCCTGGGCGGCAGCTGGGAGGCAGTAGATGCCGCGCTGGAGGCGCAGGAGGCTGCCGTCGGCCACCCACCGGCCCAGCGTCGTCCGGGCGACCCGGGCGGTCAGCTCCTCCCAACTGGCGTAGCCGTCCGGACCGATGAGGGCGCCGAGGTCATGCGTCACCCGCCGGAGCGTGCCGAGCGCCCTGCGCCGGTGGGGCGTCGTCGCGCGATCTGTGGACGGCCGCCCCGCGTGGGTGCACTCCAGCGCCATTCGAGGCGCCGGAATGGGCACCTGGCGCACCCACTCGGGTTCCGGTCAGGAGGGCGCGCACGGCGTCGATCGTGTCGGCCTCGGCCGGCGTCTTGTCGGGCCGGTAGCGCAGCACCCGGGCGAAGCGCAGGGCGACGCCGCCCGGGTACCGCGGACTGCGCTGCGCGCTGTCCAGCGCGATCTCCACGACCAGCGACGGCCGGAGGACGACGCCCCACGGGTGCTGCTCGGCCGCGTGCTGAGGAAAGGTGCGCGTCTGCCACTCGAGCAGCTCGTCGGTCATGCCCTTGAACGTCTTGCCGACCATGATCGGCTCGCCGCCATCGGGGTCGCGGGCGCCGAGGTGGATGTTGGAGAGCCTGCCGGTGCGGCGGCCGTAGCCCCACTCTGCGCCGATGACGACGAGGTCGAGCGTGTGCACCGGCTTGACCTTCTGCCACGCCTTGCCGCGGCGGCCGGCCGCGTACGGGGCGTCGAGCGCCTTGACCAGCACGCCCTCGTGACCGGCGGCCAGCGCCCGGTCGAGCACGGCGGCCGCCTCCTCGGGGGCGGGGGAGCGAACTCCCGGCATGCGCAGCGCGGCGTGCGCGTCGTCGGCCAGGAGCCCGGCGAGCGCGTCCAGCCGGACGGAGAGGGGTTCGTCGAGCAGGTCCCGGCCGTCGAGGTGCAGGACGTCGAACAGGAACGGGCTGAGCAGCACGCCGGCGTCCGCCGAGTCGCTGCCGAAGCGGCTCATCGTGTCCTGGAAGGCCCGCGGCCGGCCGTCGTCGTCCACGGCGAGGGTCTCTCCGTCGAGGACGGCGGTGCGGCACGGGAGCGCCCGGATGCGGTCGACCAGCTCGGGCACGCTGTCGGTGATCTCGCGCAGCGTGCGGGTCCACACCCGGACGT from Blastococcus sp. PRF04-17 encodes the following:
- a CDS encoding YchJ family protein, giving the protein MTQRRCPCGSALPYADCCGRLHDGTATAATAEQLMRSRYSAFVTGDAGYLQRTWHSSTRPHRLHLDRSLRWTGLAVLATTGGSLLAAEGTVEFRASYLREGRPGAQHETSRFVREGGQWRYLDGIATRPG
- a CDS encoding DUF559 domain-containing protein, coding for MTHDLGALIGPDGYASWEELTARVARTTLGRWVADGSLLRLQRGIYCLPAAAQDWRLRLEAAVRSTGGVASHRSALALWKLLPPGGPVHVTVDHSRSGRGPAGVVLHRTRELRESVRRVDGLPVSCVERAVVDAWGSPGGVPRAELRGAAIEAVRNRLCRPHQLVDEVQRRPCLPGRRALLELVALLADGCRSELEIWGCLNVLRGPGMPRFTLQHPVVVRGRRFILDAACEEVKLAVETDGAAYHGSKQQRERDIGRDALVAAIGWQTLRFGFRRLTAAAEECRREILAVHTERRRLFGLDGGR
- a CDS encoding ATP-dependent DNA ligase, producing the protein MLFADVLAASAAVTATRSRTAKARAIADLLQRAAPEEVEPVTAWLAGDVRQGPLGVGWRTLSRLARPPAAAPSLTVSAVDEALTVLAGTSGPGSTARRETALHALMDAATADEQPFLVRLLTGELRQGALEGVVLDAVAVAADVPAAAVRRAFMMSGSLPETAATALHGGVTALDSVQLRVGRPVRPMLASPGSSLDAALADLGRDVTVEFKLDGARIQVHRDGDDVRVWTRTLREITDSVPELVDRIRALPCRTAVLDGETLAVDDDGRPRAFQDTMSRFGSDSADAGVLLSPFLFDVLHLDGRDLLDEPLSVRLDALAGLLADDAHAALRMPGVRSPAPEEAAAVLDRALAAGHEGVLVKALDAPYAAGRRGKAWQKVKPVHTLDLVVIGAEWGYGRRTGRLSNIHLGARDPDGGEPIMVGKTFKGMTDELLEWQTRTFPQHAAEQHPWGVVLRPSLVVEIALDSAQRSPRYPGGVALRFARVLRYRPDKTPAEADTIDAVRALLTGTRVGAPGAHSGASNGAGVHPRGAAVHRSRDDAPPAQGARHAPAGDA